A genome region from Chryseobacterium sp. G0186 includes the following:
- a CDS encoding OmpA family protein: protein MKIIKILAVSAMALGMTSCVSKKQYDALSGNYKQCIENIGERQREIQDLKSQNSALSGENNLLKSQHDALKSSLDACLSNTGKSSANIDKLVGEINASNSYIKQLISNNAKNDSLNLALSNKLKRSLDNVSDEDVQVKVLKGVVMISLSDKMLYKTGDYNILPAAQEVLGKVAKVINDYDKYSVLIEGNTDNAPLNSPNLPRDNWDLSALRGTSVAKVLQTQFGVDPARMTAGGRSEYNPKATNMSVSGRGENRRTEIIIMPKLDEFMKLMDIAPKK from the coding sequence ATGAAGATTATTAAAATTTTAGCGGTTTCTGCAATGGCGTTGGGTATGACATCTTGTGTGAGCAAGAAGCAATATGACGCCCTGAGTGGTAACTATAAGCAGTGTATTGAAAATATCGGAGAAAGACAGAGAGAAATTCAGGATTTGAAATCTCAAAACTCTGCATTGTCAGGTGAAAACAATTTATTGAAAAGCCAACACGATGCTTTAAAGTCATCACTTGATGCATGTCTGTCTAACACAGGGAAAAGCTCTGCAAATATTGATAAGCTGGTAGGTGAGATTAATGCTTCCAACTCGTATATCAAGCAGTTGATTTCAAACAATGCTAAAAATGACAGCCTGAACCTTGCGTTGTCTAACAAGCTGAAAAGATCTTTGGATAATGTATCTGATGAAGATGTACAGGTAAAAGTGTTGAAAGGAGTGGTAATGATCTCTCTTTCAGATAAAATGTTGTACAAAACAGGAGATTACAACATCCTGCCTGCAGCTCAGGAAGTGTTAGGTAAGGTTGCGAAAGTGATTAATGACTACGATAAATATTCTGTATTGATTGAAGGAAATACAGATAATGCTCCTTTAAATTCTCCAAATCTACCAAGAGACAACTGGGATCTTTCTGCATTAAGAGGTACCTCTGTTGCTAAAGTTCTTCAGACTCAGTTTGGAGTAGACCCGGCAAGAATGACAGCAGGAGGTCGCTCCGAATACAATCCTAAAGCGACGAACATGAGTGTTTCCGGCAGAGGGGAAAACAGAAGAACAGAAATCATCATCATGCCTAAGCTAGATGAGTTTATGAAGCTGATGGACATTGCTCCGAAGAAATAA
- a CDS encoding HTTM domain-containing protein, producing MKKLNLIYTKIENFFFKQDNQAEFLSFFRISIGIIIMLQFLAVMADFEKLFSSDSIIPQDIMNVFTPDWLITFPKIVTFLQSFGIVETTTIAITKVSFITLCIFIITGFYSRISAFILLILQIALLKGSSFFAYGADFFTSMSLFYLILFPSDNSFSLKNFIFRKKPREINITPVKRLFQLHISIAYFFSGLDKALGFNWWNGESIWKAIHLPYSNRDLNIDFTWLAEHSYLLIIIGWSTILIEIGYPFFIWYKKTQKTWLFLTVSMHIGIALILNLYYFSAIMIIWNITNFYFEQSAKKTVHAAKKRMPTHSLSKPII from the coding sequence ATGAAAAAACTGAATTTGATCTATACAAAAATTGAAAATTTCTTTTTCAAACAGGATAATCAGGCGGAGTTCTTAAGCTTCTTCAGAATTTCGATAGGGATCATTATTATGCTACAGTTCCTTGCTGTAATGGCAGATTTTGAGAAGCTGTTTTCCAGTGACAGCATTATTCCACAGGACATCATGAATGTTTTCACCCCTGACTGGCTGATTACTTTTCCAAAAATTGTAACCTTTCTTCAATCTTTTGGCATTGTGGAAACTACAACGATTGCCATCACCAAAGTATCATTTATTACACTCTGTATTTTTATAATCACCGGCTTTTATTCCAGAATTTCCGCCTTTATATTACTCATCCTGCAGATTGCATTATTAAAGGGAAGTTCTTTTTTTGCCTATGGAGCAGATTTTTTCACGAGCATGTCTTTATTTTATCTTATACTTTTTCCCTCTGATAACAGTTTCTCACTCAAAAATTTCATTTTCCGGAAAAAACCACGAGAGATTAATATCACTCCTGTCAAAAGATTATTTCAGCTGCATATTTCCATTGCTTATTTTTTCTCAGGTTTGGATAAAGCTTTAGGATTTAACTGGTGGAATGGTGAGTCTATTTGGAAAGCCATTCATCTGCCTTACTCCAATAGAGACCTGAATATTGATTTTACCTGGCTGGCAGAGCATTCCTACCTTTTAATCATTATAGGATGGAGTACCATTCTTATAGAGATAGGTTATCCGTTTTTTATCTGGTATAAAAAAACACAAAAAACATGGCTTTTTCTTACTGTTTCCATGCATATAGGAATCGCTTTGATCCTCAATCTATATTACTTTTCTGCCATTATGATTATCTGGAATATAACCAATTTCTATTTTGAACAGTCCGCAAAAAAAACGGTTCATGCTGCAAAAAAAAGAATGCCTACACATTCTCTTTCCAAGCCAATCATTTGA